A portion of the Perognathus longimembris pacificus isolate PPM17 chromosome 20, ASM2315922v1, whole genome shotgun sequence genome contains these proteins:
- the Cebpg gene encoding CCAAT/enhancer-binding protein gamma, with amino-acid sequence MSKISQPNGAAGVNGASVIHSQAHASGLQQVPQLAPAGPGGGGKAVSASKQSKKSSPMDRNSDEYRQRRERNNMAVKKSRLKSKQKAQDTLQRVNQLKEENERLEAKIKLLTKELSVLKDLFLEHAHNLADNVQPLSTETTTTNSESTGQ; translated from the coding sequence ATGAGCAAGATATCGCAGCCAAACGGTGCCGCAGGAGTGAACGGGGCCAGTGTCATTCACAGCCAGGCCCATGCCAGTGGCTTGCAGCAGGTCCCTCAGCTGGCGCCTGCTGGCCCTGGGGGAGGTGGCAAAGCTGTGTCTGCCAGCAAGCAAAGCAAAAAGAGTTCCCCCATGGATCGGAACAGCGACGAATACCGGCAGCGCCGAGAACGGAACAACATGGCTGTGAAAAAGAGCCGTTtgaaaagcaagcagaaagccCAAGATACCCTGCAGAGGGTGAACCAGCTCAAAGAAGAGAATGAACGCTTGGAAGCCAAAATTAAACTACTCACAAAGGAATTAAGCGTACTGAAAGACTTGTTTCTGGAGCATGCGCACAACCTTGCAGACAATGTGCAACCCCTTAGCACTGAAACTACTACGACAAATTCAGAGAGCACAGGACAGTAG